The DNA region taaatacaacagtgtaaaatttaaacatttacaagtCGTCCTGTAACTTTGTACAAATTTTAAgtgtgattttaaaagtttttttttaataagacagTTTTATCACATTTCTGCTGAGTTGTTTCCATTATTTTATactttgttccagatttatAAATAATGGAAAATAACGATATTGGATCTTCTTCCTGTTGCTCAACTCAACCTAGAAATATTACTCAGCCTGTCACAActggcaataaatcaataatttgcatgataaattaaaactaactcaataatttccatttgcatgatttattgttgtgaaaaactaatttgtttacagagacttcatgattcattttatttgttgttttgtttgtttattttggatatttaaatgttttccaggtccagttttaaatgttcactagaatttaaagtttattgatctctgagattttgttcttgtattattattattgctttattaccattatgttacttgaaaatggtctcaaaacaacaacattattgttCATCTCattaacttctgggacaatttttCATCCAGTCATTACCATGACAGGCGTAAACAGAACCCACCTGTTGGTTCAGTCCAGCGGCTGGTAGTttctggtccagaaccagaacgtcTCCCAGCACCAGCCTGCAGCGGCGCCGTCAGTCCTCCTGCAGCAGGCCGGTCCTTTTCTCCAGCAGCCAATAAGCTGCGATCCTGCTGGCGTAGATCACATAAGACCAGGACAGAACCACCAGACCCAGCAGGACCTGCAGGACAGAGACGGGTCAGGAGAGTCCAGAGACTTGAAGCATGTTTAATCCAGACTGTAACAAGATTTTACCCCAGATCAGTTATGATGTCAGCAGTTTTCACTCATCTTACAAGTTTTAGGTTCTGATCCAGGATTTATTTAATCACATGTAattattgtaaaacaaacaatctattgtttttattcatgttgttCGTGTTTACGATTAAAATAGTGGACATTTGCTCTAAAACAGGAAGGTTCTTCTAGAGAGTATAAGTATCGCAGACTGTAAATTAGAGCAGATTAAAGATACTCAAGTTAGAGAAAAACggtggaatcgccctttagccatttccaaATCGTAAGATAACTTCCGCTTCATCCTCATCTCAAACGATGCTACAACTCATAACTGTACATGGAAACAgtaaacaataattaattagCACATCCATATTCTGAGATGTTTTAGGaatttcttctccttttccaCATGGATTTCTTgatattttcttctctctcagtgatcatttgaaatgtgaaatagtTCACTGTGTCCCAGATATAAACAGGAAACCCTTCAACTCTAAAGCAAACATCATCTGAAAGCAGGTTAAGCTGTTTCACCGCAGAATAAATCCTGTCCACGGTCCTCCGGCTGAGAGGCGCCATGTTCCGCTGGCTCTGTTTACTCAGACGCTCCCGCTTCTTCTTCGGCTGAGTTCAAACACCGTTTCAGCCGCCAGGACGCCATCTTGTGTCAAAGAGGGTAAACTGTAAGTTAAAGATTTGTTAAAGCTTTCGCTTCTTAAATATTTTCCCtatgacattattattattttgcattaaaacattGACCGTTAAACTGGCTTATAAATGCGCCGGTGCTCTGCGAAAACTGCCTTTTGGGGACAGTTACAGAAGAGTACATCCGTTACTATGGTAACCAAAGAAAGGGGTCGGAAGAAGATGTCTCACTTTGAGCCAGTTTTActtgaagaataaaataaaattgactgaCTATTTAggataaataattcaaatactACAAAATAAGATGAAAGTATTTTGGTGTAGACTGGGTctaagaaaactgaaatattttttaaacttattctGAAACATATAAAAATCAATGGCGCCATTAGGCCAAGAAAGAGTTTTGTTGACATCACGTTGTCGCCAAAACTTTATTAggaaagaacaaataaacataaaatcccatgtagagttatttaacaataaaaaagtagTAACACAAACAGCCAATGGTTGAATTACATAATATTAcacaagtttaataaatttcttGTATTAGTGAGCTCTCCTCACACTTTGACGATCTTTGACTCGAGGGAAGGAGCAGACGTCTGTTGGTTTCCCATCATGCCCCGCTCCTTGGGTTGTAGCTTGAGTTAGGACAACAGCCGACCCAGAGCCTGATGTTTTGGTTCCGAACTTTGCACAGGTTCTGAACGGATCTGGATCTGGACCTTTGAGCTGGGGACGCCGGTTCCTCTCTGCTGACGGTGGATGCCGCTGCCGGCGCggagaagaaggaagaaaggcCCGGATGAGGAGGAGCGAGCTGCGGGTTTTTCAGCTGAGGTCTGTGGAGCTAACAGAGTTAGCATGGTAACAGAGTGTCAGGAAGGCAGGGAATAAAATAACGTTTTTAAATACGTAATGACTCCGATTCGAGTTATATGTACCAGTAGAGATGAACTTTAATTAGTCTAAAAATAGTGACGTATTGTTTACGGCTTTATCTTTAAGTATTTACAGGTTATTTTGATTGTAGCTCATTAGCTTTAGGCTAACAGGAGTTGGTTcgttcagtttgtgtttaataTTCATAACAATCTTGAATCTGAGAGATTCTGACCCTAAAGGGGAATGTAGATTTTACAAATGTGAGTTAGGATGTGTGATTGTGTTCCTCCGAGGAGAGAAGACGCggtggttctgttctggttctggttctgatcaggtcagtgcacagagagaacattaCACACAGTAGACAAATATACAACCAAAACATACACACGAAACCTTACATACCCGCAAAcctttataaaatgaaaagtatAAGTTAAAATCTAGGAATGCACCGTTGTGAAAGTTTGGGCCGATATTGATatccaataataatatttactaatattttacaCACTAATATTTCACTGCCTTTACCACACAGCTACCTTCTTTATGTCACTTAACCTCCCCACAGTCCTGCGCTGCATCACGCTCACATAACCAATCTGTAAGTGATTATTGTAAATTATTATCATATTGATACTGATATGTTAAGAAATGACTAACACCGGCCGATACTGATGTTGATCCACTATAGATCTGTTGCGGCGTGACGTTATGCCGCTATAGATGGCAAAATGAATCACATTTGCAAATCttccggatgtaaacaataacattaaaCGTGTCTCTGTCATGCATCCctattaaaaacagataaatactttaaaatgctAGTGAGGGAGTTTTCCCAGTGTGGATGAAATGTTCTGCGTTTCTGATGCTGAGCCTCTGTGTCTCCGTCTTCAGGTGATGGCGCCGACTCGGATGAAGCTGCGCCGGCGGGACACGGCGCCTGCAGCCGCTCCAGCAGGAGGCGCTCTGGAGGGAGACGCAGACAGAACCAGAGAGAGCCGgcggagcagcaggaggaagaacGCCAGCAAGGCCTCGGCCCCCGCAGCCCCCGCCTCGTCTCCTCCCTCCACCTCGTCCGGCGCCGCGAGGCCCGCCGTGGCAGCCGAGGCGTCCCCCGACTCCAAGTGTCCCATCTGCCTGGACCGCTTCAATAACCTGGCGTACCTGGACCACTGCCTGCACCGCTTCTGCTTCCCCTGCATCCAGGAGTGGTCGCACAACAAGGCGGAGTGTCCGCTCTGCAAGCAGCCCTTCGCCTCCATCTTGCACTCGGTGCGCGCCGAGGACGACTTCAAGGAGTACACGCTGCAGCCGCCGCCACGCGCCGCCAACCAGCTCACCGCTAGCACCTTCCTCACCACCGTGGCTGCCATGACGGCGGACGGCGCGCAGCACCACCTTCGGCTGATGCTGAGGCGGCACCTGGTGGCGGCCGACAGGGACGCCGTGCGGCGGCGGCGCAGGCGTGAGCGGGCGGCGAGCGGTCGCAGGTCGACCGACCGCGTCGGGGAGTGGGAGTTTTTCATGCACTCTCCACCGCTGCCCGTCTCGCCGTACCACCTGGACATGTCGGAGCTCATCATGGACAACATGCGGGTGGAGGAGGTCGCCGAGGAGATGATGAGGAGAGACGAGGAGCGGCGGCAGGCGCTGAGCGAGGAGCTGGCCGGCCTGCGGGGCGCGGCGGCCCCCAGCGCCCGCGCGTCACGCCGCCTCATGTGCCGCCTGGCGGTCCGGCAGCGGCTGCAGCGGGAGGGCGGCACCGTCCAGATGAGGGAGAGGGAGGTCACGGCGTTCCGCAAGGCGCTCTACCAGAGCGGGATCTGGGTGCGGGGCGTCAGCGGTAACCAGGGGCGACCTCGTAGCGTCGCTCCAGAGACGTTCCGTCAGGGGACCGGCCACCTGAACCGGCTGACCAGCTGGCTGCGGCGGGAGCTGGCGGTGCTGCTCGGCCCGCACGCCCCGCTCAGCGACGTGGTGCTGCGCACCGTCACCGCCCGCGTCCTGCGCAGCGGCCTGGAGGACGCCGCCGCCATAGAAGAAGACCTGCGGCCGTTCCTATTGGCCCGCACAGAGCACTTTGTGCACGAGCTGGTGAGCTTCGCCCGCTCCTCGCTTAGCATGGAGAACTACGACCAGCTGGCGGTGTACGAGCCGCCCGCCGCCGCCATGGAGCTGGAGCCGCTCAGCAGCCCCTCCGACGGCAGCTCCGTCATCGCCATCTctgaggatgaggaagaggagggaggaggaagagcagaggcAGCGACAGGAAGTCACGATGATGTAatacaaacaggaagcagtctCAGCCTGTCCGGCTGGGACGATGAGACGCCAGGACCGTCGTACACCTCGGCAGAGCCGCCACATTCACTCAccacgccgccgccgccgctcaGCCCGGCACCTCAGCAGCCGGCCAATCAGGAGGGAGCAGAGCCGCGcggcgaggaggaggagtgtCTGATCGTCGGATACAAGAAGCCGATCGCTGAGAGAACTCCAGAGCTGGTGCAGCTGTCCTCCGACAGCGAGGAAGACgagggagagaagaagaagaaagaggagcaGGAAGTGGAAGTTGGCTCAGCAACGGTCGATAAGACTCCGCCCCCTCCCGCTCCCTACCTACCCATAATCCCTCCCTCCACGTCAGGAGCCTTCAGGGCGGAGCAGCAGAAGGAGGCGAACTCCCGGCGGCGGTCCGGTTCCTGGTCAGAGAGTTCTGGACGGAGCAGGAAGTCGGTCTGCTCCCTCAGCCCAGCGACGCCGGAGCGCCGCCGGAGGGACAGGAAGCAGCAAGGCGAACGCcggagaaagaagaagaagcagcgtGGGCGGGACCAGAGCAGAGAGCCTCATGGGAAGAGCGGCACTTTCTGCAACCCCAACCGCTCCATCTTCCCCCCCATGATGTCCCGCTGCTCGCCGTCGCCATTCGACTCCAGCGCTGACTCCGCCTCCTCGCCGCCGCCGAGCCCGCCGGACTCCGGCTGGGAGCTCCGCTTCAGCCAGGTGTCCCCCCTcacctcctccgcctcctcgcCCTCCCGCTCCTTCTCCCCGTTCTGCTCCTCCCCGGGAACGCCGCCCTCCCCCTCTTGCTCCCCCAAGCGCCCGCATCACGTGGAGAAACCCGGCGGGAAGAGGAAGTACAAGAGCCGCCACCTGAACAGCAGCAAGGACCTGACATGGAGGCCGAGCCGCGGCCGGCAGCGCGACAGGGAGCGCAGGAAGAGGCTCCGCAGGGAGGCGGAGAGGCGGGACAACGGCCTGAAGACAGGAAGCAGGTCAGAAACACTTCCtgttggaggaggaggaggagtttaTGGTGTTGTTGGATTCGTCCAtccctttcttccttccttcctttccggtgtttttccatcttttctgtccattttcagctggttttcGGTCCCAGCAGTAAAATCGTTTCTGAATCTTTGTTCTGACCAGCAGGAGGTCCAGAGACGACCGCAGTCCCAGCGTGGAGATCATCTACGAGGGAACCATCGACTCCGGCGCCGCGCAGCCGTCCGCTCACAAGCGCCGCCGGAGACGCCACCGCAGGGCGCAGGTCACCAGGTGAGGTCACATGACAGGAAGCAGGTGAAGTTCTGACCCGTGTTAAAAGAGCTTCTGATCAGAGGAACCATGTTGGTTTCAACAGAACTCAGTCCAACCATTTCTCCTGACCTCTCACACTTTTCATGTCATAATAAacgttttctaaaaataaacaattttcaaatagAAAAGCTCAAAGGAAGTTtctaaaactaaactttaaatgCTTTACATGCTGccagaaaatgaaattattatttcacagGTGGTTTCCTCGACATTAAAGTCAACAGATGGAACTGAAGCACAGCTAGATGGAACAGGATGTTAGAAAAGCATCATATAAACTGCAGTCTCTAAAAAAGTCttataaaatcttaaataaatgaaaatttgaGCACTGGATTGccttaaagtatatttttttgattttcttggCCCGATATGGCAGCCTGTTGGAGGAGAcgggcagccaatcagaaagtgaATCGTTAACAGGAGTACACAGAATCAAACAAAcgaacaacacactcagaacAGAAATGAAGCCACAAATCCACAAACAATTTATAATATCTTTTCatttaagataaagaaaaaccTTCCTAGCCTGTAAGTTGTTCCTACAGACGATTAACGAGCCGATCgttggcagccatcttgttttgcTCTTTGCATCACAGCCTCAAACATCCTGGGACGTTTCAGTCTCCAGAGTCATGAATTTCTGATTAATGGAGGCTTTTGAGGAAAgttcttgttttgttgctgagaataaaaacagaatagaaaacATTGGACCCAAACGGGTCAACCCGCTTTGTCTCAGAGAACCTCAGAGAACAGAGTCAGCTGACCGGGAGAGAATAACCAAGAAAACGGTTATAGGGGGCGGAGCCCTGTGAGATCAGTTccttaatgtgtgtgtgtgtgtgtgtgtgtgtgtgttgatatAGAAAACCAGCTTTTAGATAAAAGCAGGAACCTTCTGTTCCAACTGATTAACCAGACgacctttgacctaatcaatacattttaacacatcaataaaaatcagtctgattaaaaaattataaaaacttacaaaagaaaaagtctaaacttgttaacaaaatgataaaagtgaTTTATTCTCCTTGTTTTAGGAAGGTTCTGTgactgtgtgtcacagcaattacagtcccacagaaacaaacatcctCATGACAAACGTTCCTTTAGTCAAAGTGTGATTAGTGTCACTAAACTGAACACAggattttcagatttattcaatttattgatgttttcattGAACAAAGTAAATAGTTTAGGAGgtttgaacattatttttaattttttgtgacaaaaataaatctgaattattatcatgacaagaaatttatcacgataaaagACGAGCGATACGATAAGTTCTCTGTCTCAGAGGAGTTTAAACTTTGGACCGATAATGAATAAAGTTTTTACCCCCCGTCTGACGGTGTTTTCTGCCTCAGCTCTCCGGTCATCATCACCCTGGACAGCGACAGTAGCCATGACGACGGCCAGAAGAAGACCaacagcggcagcagcagcccCCTCAGCAGCCAGCAGACCATCGACTTCTCCGACCTCCCGTTGGCTCCCTCCGCCGGAGTGGGCGGGGCCGTGGAGGTGGGGGAGCTTCCCGCCGACATCCTGGACCGGGGGTCCGACGGGTCGGAGTCGGAGGCGCCGGTTCAGTCCGGAGCGGCGCGCCGAGGCGACGGCGACTACGTGGACGTCGAGAACATGGAGGACACCGTGTCTCTGCTGGACACGTCTGACGACCAGCAACCGGAGGCCGACGCCAAGAAACTGGGCCACAGAGAAGACCCGTCTGACCGGTACCTGCTGGAGGCCATCCTGGACGACCTGAACCGGATCGCTCCACCAAGACAGAACCTATCCCAGGACGGCGGCTTCCTGTCGAAGAACAGAGAACGGACGCCACAGGAAGTCATCCGGCTGGAGGAGAGGACAGGTTCCGGTCCAACATCTGTCACCAGCTGTCAGCAGAACTCGGACTCCGTCCCGCCTCCGCTGGAGAGGATGGAGGGTCGGGAAGTCCCACCTCTCCTCCGGCGGGCCAGTCCGGTCGGGTCGTACAGCAGGAACACGCCGCCGCCTCTCAAACACAAGGATGCTGGGAGTCCGCCGCGCGGCGCCGCCGGCCCGCCAGACGTTGGGCCACGTTGTTCCTCCGACCCAAATACGACTGGCAGGAACTCACCGGGTCTCATCCCACTCACCATTCCTCCCATAGCAACCATCCAGAACCAGTTCGGCGTGTCGCCGACTGCCAGCGGCGCCGCGCtcgcctcctcctcccccaggctcccggtccggtccggttctgatCGGCTCCCCAGCCTGAGGTTTGGTTCTTTTCCCTCCATGGAGTCGTTCCCCAGCAGCGAAAGCTTGAAGCTGAATTTACCTTTGACCCCTGCAACCTCCTCACATTCCTCGGATCTCCACCCGGCTCACCGGAGGAACCCGGTCAGCCCGACCCGTCGGGTCGGTGCCGGTGGTTTCCGTCCGTCTGGCTGGGACTTCTTCTCAGGTCTGAACTCTCTCAGCGCTGCTGCTTTCCGACCGGACCGGccgccagcagggggcgtcCGTCCTGACCTCACCGCTGCTGCAAGAGGTCAGGAGGTCAGCGTCTCTGACTCCGCTTCCAACCACAAGGCCTTAGCTCCGCCTCCATCACAACACGCCCTCTGCTTCATCCAATCAGAGCACAGTTCTCAGTCCAAGTCCCATTCTGAACCCATTCACCTCTCAGAGTCCGACTCGGCATCAAAGAACCGGAACAATCCGAGCTCCACCGTCCCGCCGGGCTCACAGGTCCAGAACCAACAGCAGAGTTCGCAGGCTACGCCACCCAGCACACACCCACATGACTCCGCCCACCACCCACATGACTCCACCCGACTCTCAGACACCTTTGACTCCGCCCACAGACGATCTTCCAGCCGACTCTCTGACCCCGCCCACCTCCTCTCTGGCTCCGCCCCTAAATCTTCCCACAGGACCTTTGAACCTCCGTCAGACAATCAGCCGTTGGGTCGGCCGTCTGATCGGCTCTCTGGAGAAATTCCTCCCTGATTCTGGGgaaaatttacagaaataaatacagaaagtttgtttttattttttattgtttctgttttttgtctgttgttGGACTGAAAAGTGACcaggttgtttttaaatgtcaggactgctttttactttaaattccGGGACTACGACCCAGTTATCGTGTTCTGATCcaaatatatttatgctttttaatttttttatcctAAAGAAATGTGTGGAAGCTGTTCAGGAAACATCTGGAGAAACGACCAGATGTTTGTTTGATTCAGGTTGAGAGCTGCTGTTCGCTGAATGGATGAGTTCAGAGACTCTGAGCCACaggaactggttctggttctggttctggtggacATCCGGGCCGTTCTTCACTGGTTCTGTAAGGAGACCTGAATAAAAGGTTGATCTGAAAATCATCCTGTTTCAGTTCATTGCTGCAGCatcatactgccaccaccatgcctcACAGTTTGTCCTGATGTGTTTTCTGCAAAGATCTCAGCTTTTTATAATGCAAAGTTGccatgaactttgacctttaacctgcaAACTGAGGCCAGATGGGACTCTGCGGTTGTTTGGAGGCTAAATGACCTTTGAACTCTTCCCAGATAGTGCTGAGCGatgcaacttaaaaataaaatctataatttttGTATAAATGCTCACCAATAAATTAACggtttaatgttttaatgaaacaaactttttctCTTACCATGCAGACAGTCTCCAGcctttttgagtatttttttgtttgttttagaaaatcttccagcaaaaaatgttgaaatttctataaaaaaactTAACCAAGTTTGATAAATACATTTACTCCAGTCTTGTAGATTTTTAGTTAGACGTTTCTGGATGATTATAGCTACTaactatgaaattaaaattaaaacatggctaataaaagaaaaatgatttgtgTCTTTCCATTAAAGAAgaattaaattgtattttctcattttaaaaatgacagtaatCACTGGAGGACCAAATTTGTAGCATTCTGTGTCCACAGAGTTGTTCCAgtggccacaaatggcccccaaaccacactttggacacctctgatTCAGATCCTAttgttgtgactttattcttgaaattcaaaataaaaaaatcttaacctGACCATAATATTCTGTCATAAAATTAAGatgaatttaaagttaaaatagcagcaaaaacaaacaaaatggcgGCTCTGGATGATGGGatcattggtaaaaaaaaaattaaaaaagaaatcttcaagAACAAACATAACATCGATTAATCGTCCTATCGTTGATAGATCCAGTAAATCAGCTGCAGTTGGTGCTTCTCGCCAGCAGGTGGCGCATGACGCCCCGCCGCCTCCTCCCGGCCCTGTGCGGCCCTCAGGAGCAGGAAGCTGAGCGGATAATGAGCCTCGGGGGAGCGGCGGATCGGAGGCCCCGCTGCACTAATTAAGCCTATCAGGCTGCGATTAACTGGCTGTTAAACACACACAGTCTGCGGCGGATCAGCGCCGAGGCCCGAACCGCAGCCAGTTACCAGCCTGAGGACCGAGGCTCAGCGGGA from Xiphophorus maculatus strain JP 163 A chromosome 14, X_maculatus-5.0-male, whole genome shotgun sequence includes:
- the LOC102226089 gene encoding E3 ubiquitin-protein ligase Topors-like isoform X2 — its product is MPLPARRRRKKGPDEEERAAGFSAEVMAPTRMKLRRRDTAPAAAPAGGALEGDADRTRESRRSSRRKNASKASAPAAPASSPPSTSSGAARPAVAAEASPDSKCPICLDRFNNLAYLDHCLHRFCFPCIQEWSHNKAECPLCKQPFASILHSVRAEDDFKEYTLQPPPRAANQLTASTFLTTVAAMTADGAQHHLRLMLRRHLVAADRDAVRRRRRRERAASGRRSTDRVGEWEFFMHSPPLPVSPYHLDMSELIMDNMRVEEVAEEMMRRDEERRQALSEELAGLRGAAAPSARASRRLMCRLAVRQRLQREGGTVQMREREVTAFRKALYQSGIWVRGVSGNQGRPRSVAPETFRQGTGHLNRLTSWLRRELAVLLGPHAPLSDVVLRTVTARVLRSGLEDAAAIEEDLRPFLLARTEHFVHELVSFARSSLSMENYDQLAVYEPPAAAMELEPLSSPSDGSSVIAISEDEEEEGGGRAEAATGSHDDVIQTGSSLSLSGWDDETPGPSYTSAEPPHSLTTPPPPLSPAPQQPANQEGAEPRGEEEECLIVGYKKPIAERTPELVQLSSDSEEDEGEKKKKEEQEVEVGSATVDKTPPPPAPYLPIIPPSTSGAFRAEQQKEANSRRRSGSWSESSGRSRKSVCSLSPATPERRRRDRKQQGERRRKKKKQRGRDQSREPHGKSGTFCNPNRSIFPPMMSRCSPSPFDSSADSASSPPPSPPDSGWELRFSQVSPLTSSASSPSRSFSPFCSSPGTPPSPSCSPKRPHHVEKPGGKRKYKSRHLNSSKDLTWRPSRGRQRDRERRKRLRREAERRDNGLKTGSRRSRDDRSPSVEIIYEGTIDSGAAQPSAHKRRRRRHRRAQVTSSPVIITLDSDSSHDDGQKKTNSGSSSPLSSQQTIDFSDLPLAPSAGVGGAVEVGELPADILDRGSDGSESEAPVQSGAARRGDGDYVDVENMEDTVSLLDTSDDQQPEADAKKLGHREDPSDRYLLEAILDDLNRIAPPRQNLSQDGGFLSKNRERTPQEVIRLEERTGSGPTSVTSCQQNSDSVPPPLERMEGREVPPLLRRASPVGSYSRNTPPPLKHKDAGSPPRGAAGPPDVGPRCSSDPNTTGRNSPGLIPLTIPPIATIQNQFGVSPTASGAALASSSPRLPVRSGSDRLPSLRFGSFPSMESFPSSESLKLNLPLTPATSSHSSDLHPAHRRNPVSPTRRVGAGGFRPSGWDFFSGLNSLSAAAFRPDRPPAGGVRPDLTAAARGQEVSVSDSASNHKALAPPPSQHALCFIQSEHSSQSKSHSEPIHLSESDSASKNRNNPSSTVPPGSQVQNQQQSSQATPPSTHPHDSAHHPHDSTRLSDTFDSAHRRSSSRLSDPAHLLSGSAPKSSHRTFEPPSDNQPLGRPSDRLSGEIPP
- the LOC102226089 gene encoding E3 ubiquitin-protein ligase Topors-like isoform X1, which codes for MPLPARRRRKKGPDEEERAAGFSAEVMAPTRMKLRRRDTAPAAAPAGGALEGDADRTRESRRSSRRKNASKASAPAAPASSPPSTSSGAARPAVAAEASPDSKCPICLDRFNNLAYLDHCLHRFCFPCIQEWSHNKAECPLCKQPFASILHSVRAEDDFKEYTLQPPPRAANQLTASTFLTTVAAMTADGAQHHLRLMLRRHLVAADRDAVRRRRRRERAASGRRSTDRVGEWEFFMHSPPLPVSPYHLDMSELIMDNMRVEEVAEEMMRRDEERRQALSEELAGLRGAAAPSARASRRLMCRLAVRQRLQREGGTVQMREREVTAFRKALYQSGIWVRGVSGNQGRPRSVAPETFRQGTGHLNRLTSWLRRELAVLLGPHAPLSDVVLRTVTARVLRSGLEDAAAIEEDLRPFLLARTEHFVHELVSFARSSLSMENYDQLAVYEPPAAAMELEPLSSPSDGSSVIAISEDEEEEGGGRAEAATGSHDDVIQTGSSLSLSGWDDETPGPSYTSAEPPHSLTTPPPPLSPAPQQPANQEGAEPRGEEEECLIVGYKKPIAERTPELVQLSSDSEEDEGEKKKKEEQEVEVGSATVDKTPPPPAPYLPIIPPSTSGAFRAEQQKEANSRRRSGSWSESSGRSRKSVCSLSPATPERRRRDRKQQGERRRKKKKQRGRDQSREPHGKSGTFCNPNRSIFPPMMSRCSPSPFDSSADSASSPPPSPPDSGWELRFSQVSPLTSSASSPSRSFSPFCSSPGTPPSPSCSPKRPHHVEKPGGKRKYKSRHLNSSKDLTWRPSRGRQRDRERRKRLRREAERRDNGLKTGSSRRSRDDRSPSVEIIYEGTIDSGAAQPSAHKRRRRRHRRAQVTSSPVIITLDSDSSHDDGQKKTNSGSSSPLSSQQTIDFSDLPLAPSAGVGGAVEVGELPADILDRGSDGSESEAPVQSGAARRGDGDYVDVENMEDTVSLLDTSDDQQPEADAKKLGHREDPSDRYLLEAILDDLNRIAPPRQNLSQDGGFLSKNRERTPQEVIRLEERTGSGPTSVTSCQQNSDSVPPPLERMEGREVPPLLRRASPVGSYSRNTPPPLKHKDAGSPPRGAAGPPDVGPRCSSDPNTTGRNSPGLIPLTIPPIATIQNQFGVSPTASGAALASSSPRLPVRSGSDRLPSLRFGSFPSMESFPSSESLKLNLPLTPATSSHSSDLHPAHRRNPVSPTRRVGAGGFRPSGWDFFSGLNSLSAAAFRPDRPPAGGVRPDLTAAARGQEVSVSDSASNHKALAPPPSQHALCFIQSEHSSQSKSHSEPIHLSESDSASKNRNNPSSTVPPGSQVQNQQQSSQATPPSTHPHDSAHHPHDSTRLSDTFDSAHRRSSSRLSDPAHLLSGSAPKSSHRTFEPPSDNQPLGRPSDRLSGEIPP
- the LOC102226089 gene encoding E3 ubiquitin-protein ligase Topors-like isoform X3, which gives rise to MAPTRMKLRRRDTAPAAAPAGGALEGDADRTRESRRSSRRKNASKASAPAAPASSPPSTSSGAARPAVAAEASPDSKCPICLDRFNNLAYLDHCLHRFCFPCIQEWSHNKAECPLCKQPFASILHSVRAEDDFKEYTLQPPPRAANQLTASTFLTTVAAMTADGAQHHLRLMLRRHLVAADRDAVRRRRRRERAASGRRSTDRVGEWEFFMHSPPLPVSPYHLDMSELIMDNMRVEEVAEEMMRRDEERRQALSEELAGLRGAAAPSARASRRLMCRLAVRQRLQREGGTVQMREREVTAFRKALYQSGIWVRGVSGNQGRPRSVAPETFRQGTGHLNRLTSWLRRELAVLLGPHAPLSDVVLRTVTARVLRSGLEDAAAIEEDLRPFLLARTEHFVHELVSFARSSLSMENYDQLAVYEPPAAAMELEPLSSPSDGSSVIAISEDEEEEGGGRAEAATGSHDDVIQTGSSLSLSGWDDETPGPSYTSAEPPHSLTTPPPPLSPAPQQPANQEGAEPRGEEEECLIVGYKKPIAERTPELVQLSSDSEEDEGEKKKKEEQEVEVGSATVDKTPPPPAPYLPIIPPSTSGAFRAEQQKEANSRRRSGSWSESSGRSRKSVCSLSPATPERRRRDRKQQGERRRKKKKQRGRDQSREPHGKSGTFCNPNRSIFPPMMSRCSPSPFDSSADSASSPPPSPPDSGWELRFSQVSPLTSSASSPSRSFSPFCSSPGTPPSPSCSPKRPHHVEKPGGKRKYKSRHLNSSKDLTWRPSRGRQRDRERRKRLRREAERRDNGLKTGSSRRSRDDRSPSVEIIYEGTIDSGAAQPSAHKRRRRRHRRAQVTSSPVIITLDSDSSHDDGQKKTNSGSSSPLSSQQTIDFSDLPLAPSAGVGGAVEVGELPADILDRGSDGSESEAPVQSGAARRGDGDYVDVENMEDTVSLLDTSDDQQPEADAKKLGHREDPSDRYLLEAILDDLNRIAPPRQNLSQDGGFLSKNRERTPQEVIRLEERTGSGPTSVTSCQQNSDSVPPPLERMEGREVPPLLRRASPVGSYSRNTPPPLKHKDAGSPPRGAAGPPDVGPRCSSDPNTTGRNSPGLIPLTIPPIATIQNQFGVSPTASGAALASSSPRLPVRSGSDRLPSLRFGSFPSMESFPSSESLKLNLPLTPATSSHSSDLHPAHRRNPVSPTRRVGAGGFRPSGWDFFSGLNSLSAAAFRPDRPPAGGVRPDLTAAARGQEVSVSDSASNHKALAPPPSQHALCFIQSEHSSQSKSHSEPIHLSESDSASKNRNNPSSTVPPGSQVQNQQQSSQATPPSTHPHDSAHHPHDSTRLSDTFDSAHRRSSSRLSDPAHLLSGSAPKSSHRTFEPPSDNQPLGRPSDRLSGEIPP